The Chanos chanos chromosome 16, fChaCha1.1, whole genome shotgun sequence genome has a window encoding:
- the syngr1a gene encoding synaptogyrin-1a, which yields MEQAYGAGKAGGAFDPITFFQQPQTILRIVSWLFSIVIFGCIANEGYVNRPDEIEEFCIFNRNQNACNYGVGMGSLAFLSCVAFLALDVYFPQISSVKDRKKAVLADIGVSAFWSFVWFVGFCFLANQWQVAKPEDNPLKEGGDAARAAITFSFFSIFTWAGQAFLGFQRFKLGASSALFSPDYVDPSQDPAAAAPAGTEYTGYTADMEAPANSEATYDGSAGYQSQNY from the exons ATGGAGCAGGCTTACGGTGCGGGCAAGGCAGGAGGAGCATTCGATCCTATAACGTTCTTCCAACAACCACAAACTATTCTCCGAATAGTATCTTGG CTCTTCTCCATAGTCATCTTTGGCTGCATCGCCAACGAGGGTTACGTCAACCGTCCGGATGAGATCGAGGAGTTTTGCATCTTTAACCGTAACCAGAACGCCTGTAACTACGGAGTTGGCATGGGTTCCCTGGCCTTCCTGAGCTGTGTAGCGTTCCTCGCTCTAGACGTCTACTTCCCCCAGATCAGCAGCGTCAAAGACCGCAAGAAGGCCGTGCTCGCGGACATCGGTGTGTCTG ctTTTTGGTcctttgtgtggtttgtgggCTTCTGTTTTCTAGCCAATCAGTGGCAGGTGGCCAAGCCCGAAGATAACCCTTTAAAAGAGGGTGGAGACGCAGCGAGGGCAGccatcactttctcttttttctccatctttacCTGG GCGGGTCAAGCGTTCTTGGGTTTCCAGAGGTTCAAGCTGGGAGCTAGCTCCGCCCTCTTTTCCCCGGACTACGTTGATCCCAGCCAGGATCCTGCAGCTGCCGCTCCTGCCGGCACAGAGTACACAGGCTACACGGCCGACATGGAAGCGCCGGCTAATAGCGAGGCCACGTACGACGGTTCCGCGGGCTACCAGAGCCAAAATTACTGA